In the genome of Oncorhynchus nerka isolate Pitt River linkage group LG27, Oner_Uvic_2.0, whole genome shotgun sequence, the window AAGATGCCGACGGCCTCTGTACCAGACTCATCAAGCCAAAGCTGATGGAGGGAACGGTGGCCGCCCAGGATGAATTCTCCAGGAGTAAGAACACTTTACTAACCTTGTGTTTCCATTCTCTGAGTCAATCTTGGTCTGTAAGAATACACAGTGACTCAGTCTGTCTTCATATTCTGTAGTACAGGAAATCTGGGTTTAATCACTTGAATTAGCAGTAAGTCTTTAACCTTGTGCTTTGCTCTGTCTGGGGAATGATGATATTTCATTAGTTCTGCTGGAACCAGAgtctgactttctctctctcgatccccccccacacacacacacaggcggatGGGCCTTGAACAGAAAGGAACTCAAGCTCATCCAGACCATTGGCAAAGGGGAGTTTGGAGGTAAAGACCCTGACTGAGACCAGCCCTGATAAAGATGTCTCTTTCCATCCCCGTGTGAGATCTGTGTGTCATTGTCCAATGTTACATCTCTATGTATCTGTTCAGATGTGATGGtgggggactacagagggaccaAGGTGGCAGTGAAGTGCATCAAACACGACGCCACGGCCCAGGCGTTCATCGCTGAGGCCTCCGTCATGACGTAAGTCTCAACCATTCTGTTTTATGGTCTTACCCACTTTCTCTAATTCCTTATTACtgcgtgtttctgtgtctgtacaCCTTAGTGTGTAGCTATGTCACTAAaaaccctctctcttccctgaagGCAACTGAGGCACAACAACCTGGTTCAGCTGCTGGGGGTGATCGTAGAGGAGAGGGGCAGTCTCTACATCGTCACAGAGTACATGGCCAAGGTACTTCAGTCTAGTCTATTGCTTGTCCAGGGACTACTCTATCTAGGTCGTGGGCTGGAGTCCACTGTCTCTTTATGATAGGGTCTGTTCCTGCTTCCCAGCTTGACAGccgtccccctctccccccaccaCAGGGCAGTCTAGTGGACTACCTCCGTTCTCGAGGACGGACCGTGCTGGGAGGAGACTGTTTACTCAAATTCTCACTGTAAGTCATCCTCAGGAAGTTCTGCAGTATTGGACTTCTTTATTCAATTATAATGTGATTTCCCTGGAGAGGATGCCAGAAAACAAAGTATTTTAAATGGCTATTGCTATCACTTATATACAATGAAATGAGTTATTTGTCTTGGCTGAGTGATCccattgtttctctctttatctgtGTCTCACATCTCCACTTGGTGACTCCTCCTCGTTCTCCCCTGCTGTGCAGTGACGTATGTGAAGCCATGGAGTACCTGGAGGCCAATAACTTTGTGCACAGAGACCTGGCAGCCCGGAATGTGCTGGTGTCTGACGACAACATCGCCAAGGTCAGCGACTTTGGTCTGACCAAGGAGGCCTCGTCCACACAGGACACTGCCAAACTGCCCGTCAAATGGACCTCCCCCGAAGCCCTGCGAGAGAAGGTGAGGGtggatgaaggagggagggagtgtagaTGGGAGGATGTTTAAATAGTGTAGCCTAAGCTCTGTCTTTGTGTCTTGTGTAGTTGACCTCAGCCTCTCTTTCTGCCCCCTCCACAGAGGTTCTCCACTAAGTCAGACGTGTGGAGTTATGGTATCCTGCTATGGGAGATCTACTCCTTTGGGCGTGTGCCTTACCCCAGAATTGTAAGTATGTCTCCAGCAGGGGGCATCAACTGTTTGTATTGCCTTCTCCAATGCAAGGCAAAAATGGCTATATCTTGATGAGTGATTTATTTCATATCATTTAATAGCTGTGAAGCTTGTGCACAGGCATAGGTTGAAGCCACTGTTCAGACAGTGGATGTTAGAACGTACTAGTAGAGTATGTGGTTGGGTTGATAAcgccctcctctctgctcctcagcCCCTGAAGGAGGTGGTGCCGCGGGTGGAGAAGGGTTACAAGATGGACGCCCCCGACGGCTGCCCGGTGGTGGTTTACGATGTCATGAAGCAGTGCTGGACCCTGGACGTGGGGCTGCGGCCCTCCTTCCGCATGCTGAGAGACAAGCTGTCACATATCAGAGCCAAGGAGCTCTACCTgtgaggggcagagagggaagaCACAGCAGACTAGAGCGGAGGGAGGGAGCGTCCAGGCTGGGGGAAACTAACTGGAGCAGGAGCGGAAGTCATCTGCCTGCTTCACCTGTAGACCACACCCTGCCTGATACCTGACCTGGGACTGTAGTAAACCCTCCCCTGTGTTACCTTCCCTCTCTACTCTTCTGAAAGcaaggaacagtgtgtgtgtgttgtatagcTTTCTGTCAGCTGGTTGTCTTCCTCTGTTCACTCCATCggcctccctctacccccttcctCCTGTTCTCCCAGTCTCTCCACTGTGGCATTGTCACCACCTCAAACTCTTTTCTGATTTTCTTCTTTTCCAAAACGTGATAATGGGGAGGCCGGCCTTTTCCTCCACATGTTCGTCAGGTGCTCtcaatctctcctctccctctgtgccaTGATCAttcctgtatctctgtgttggGTGGTAGTGTGGTGCTGCATGCTGTCTGTCCCTCACCCTGATGTGTGGGGCCTTGCTTGGGGCCTTGGCTCTGTGCCAAAGTGCCTCCAGTATACAGAGCTCCAGATCCCCTCAGCCTCCAGAACCTACTCCGCCACTCAGACTATTCAGTTTCTAtccctttttttattttattttgtcttGGAGGTTGGTTGTTCATTTGCTTTGTGAAGTTGTCTCCCTCCGGCTCCAGAACAGGTTCTTCTATGTCCGTTAAAGAGAACGTGAACATTTGAGAAGAAAAGAGGCCAGTGCATAAAGAGCCTCAGCTGGGAAGCGCCTATCTCCAACTCAACACAGGACtacagaacaggagagggaggagcacTTCTCAACATGGTCGATTCAGCATATGTGGGCTTGTTTTATATTTAAATGATAAAAAAAAGACACAAAACTTAAAGAAGCCACGAAAATACAGACTGAAGGATATAAGAATGTTTTAGTGTCTGTGTGAAGCGAACGCTGGGGTTGGGTATGTGCATGCTGTGCGAGAGGCCTTGGGTTTAACTGTCAGTGCTTTCAATGTTTAttatgctaccatgattatgaatAAATCATTCCATCTGATTAGTGTGGAAAGAATGTAAACACTGACATCACAGGGAGTAGGGGCTCCCCTCTGAAAGCACCTGGGTACTATTCAGTCATGTGAATGTCCTGGATGATAGAGGTAACTGCAGGGCAGTGGGCCACTGGGGATGCCCTGGGTGTTTGTTCCATATGAAGTGAACCTCAAGTCATTATGCTATTACACACATTCCCACACAGTAAATATTCATTTACACAGGTAATACAGCAATTCCACACACTTTACATACCCACTGGGTTCATACATACACTTGGGCCAATGAATCTTTATTTGGTTGAACTGTGAATAAGGTATTCTAACTATGGATTGGTCCTGTGGtcttcaaatcacattttattggtcacatacacatggttagcagatgttattgcgagtgtagcgaaatgcttgtcagAACCTGTGACTTCACAGATTGAGCCTAAAATAATTCTCACACGCAGCTCTGTTTTAGAATGTAGAAGTATTTATGAGGGTGTGATAATAGATATTGCTGATGTGCCAAAAGAGCCTTCAAGCTGTGAAGCTGCAGTGTTCTGTGTCAGCTGACCTGTTTCCATTTCCAATGGTCAGTCAAACAGACTAAAGCTCCTCTCATCATTCATtctcttctccattctctctTCTCTGGAGTGGCTGTTCCTCCATTTGCCTCCAGTGATGTTCTGCTGAGGACAGGGGGCACACAGAATGATTCTGAGCCTGAACTGAGCAGAGCACACAGTCCAGCTCAAATGGAACAGCTTTACGGGCCTTTTCTTTTCTGTCttgtgtatttttattttttttgtaaagGGGAGAAAAAAACATTTGACTCAATTATCTTCAGCTTTTGTGTCTTTCTTTCTGGCTCAAAGCATTCCTTCTTTtcccatgtgtctttctgtttcCATCCCTCGTCCTGTCTCGCCAGCCCTGTTGCTTGCTGCACATAAGGAGCCAACAGTtgtccctggctggctggctcattTTGATTCCTATGAATGTTGATGGCGCTGACAGTCCAGAGTGGTAACAATGGGCTGGTTACACAACACAGGGCGCTCTCAGCCAAGGCTGTGCGGTTCTGCTCAGCTGTCAGGACCCATCATTACACTGGGCCGTCACTCCATCTCACATTATACAGTGCTGCTGGAAACACAGGAGGAGCATTGCTGGAGAGGGACCTCTCAGATTTAGATCTCTATTGCTTACGCTACTGCAAGAGTGCAACGATTAATCTTACTCACCCAGTCATGTGATGGTTGTACCACTACCATGGATCACCACCAGCTGGCACCGTGTAGTCTACTCCAGTAGAACTCATGGATGGAGATAAATATGTTACgtcaggccttcattgtaaataagaatttgtttttaattgATCTGCCTGGTAAAATGCAATGCATCAATAAAAAGCCTGTGTGTGATATACTGATAGTGGTAACACCACAGTTAGTCACCCCTCTTGTGTGTTCAAATGTAGCATTAGGCTTcttgtgaggtacagagatgtcAGCCTACCTTGAAAGGGTCATGGTTCATTCCAGGTCTTTTGCGTATGATTCTcatctcacactgacacacatattCACAATTAAATGCCACAATCCTGTCAACTACACACACAGTTCAGTGCGTGTTCTTCTCTCGCACAGTTGAGTGGAGGATGCGTCCTGTTTTAATCAGCTTTTGATAAGTTATGGATCTCTGCTGACGACGTATCTCCTAAGCCTGGTATTTCTTGACAGCAACCAATTAAAACCCACCATGAATTAATCTGATTACGCCAACAATTTTTGTTAAATCTAGGAGGATTCTGATGTTTGTAGACTAGAGGCTAGTGTGGATTGTGGAGTTAGTGTGTACATTGTAGTGCCTCAGCCTCTGGGCCATTTGGAGTAGTTGAGTTGACAAATGTACATGTGACAGAATGTGGTGAGGTCGTCTTTCCTTTACTCCATGTACGACAGCTGTCTGCTATGACAGGAAGCCATCTCTCCTCATGGGTACCTCATCCAATTCGAAATGCTGCTGTGATCACAATCCAATTATAAACTAGGTGGTTTgagcactgaatgctgattggctgaaagccatggtatatcagaccttaTACAACGTGTGGGTCCTGAATGCTGATAGGTTAAAACCGCATTCaagccagtgtctattccacaagttaccaccggctaaatctatgatgttaaaatgcctattcactctgttccatctgactgtgcaatccactgtTTTATCAGCCaggccaggcaatttataaacttgatctctgTTATCAAAGGTatttagacattatctcacatttcttttagactaacatttagttttcaacagtggagatttctataaaccttgctgtctgtctctctgacatttgcagcAATGTTTCAATATTCTATATCCATATATCTCCAGCTGTCGCATAGTAATGGACGTGTCGGTagtcgggatgagacagacaggcaggcagcttttttcagccagtcgaaatcatgaatcagtatcatttttatggatatataaatatcaatagaaaacaggccAAATGAAACGACTTttgtctcgggcctaacaacacccatgccaatatatccttcaaacaccggcttctcgggcattatcccttaagtataccacgggtatgacaaaaaaaatactaattacattggtaaccagtttataaaagcAATAGGGCACCTCGGGtttatggtatatggccaatataccacagctaagggctgtgtccaggcaatctgcgttgtatattggccatataccacaccccctctggccttattgcttaattatatcaCCTGATGTTGTTGCAATAACTCAAGGCTGGAGACACTGAACATGTTCTAGAACATAGAAATAGAAGCCCTAGAtaagatatataataataatgctaTGCTTTATACAGCACAGATGAGGTTATTTTACTGGGAGAAATATGCAGAGAACAAAG includes:
- the LOC115112465 gene encoding tyrosine-protein kinase CSK isoform X1, which produces MSGIQVPWLPGTECVAKYNFQSTNEQDLPFCKGDVLTIIGVTRDPNWYKAKNTVGREGTIPANYVQKREGVKSGGKLSLMPWFHGKITREQAELLLYPPETGLFLARESTNYPGDYTLCVSCDGKVEHYRIIYHNGKLSIDEEEFFQNLMQLVEHYTKDADGLCTRLIKPKLMEGTVAAQDEFSRSGWALNRKELKLIQTIGKGEFGDVMVGDYRGTKVAVKCIKHDATAQAFIAEASVMTQLRHNNLVQLLGVIVEERGSLYIVTEYMAKLDSRPPLPPPQGSLVDYLRSRGRTVLGGDCLLKFSLDVCEAMEYLEANNFVHRDLAARNVLVSDDNIAKVSDFGLTKEASSTQDTAKLPVKWTSPEALREKRFSTKSDVWSYGILLWEIYSFGRVPYPRIPLKEVVPRVEKGYKMDAPDGCPVVVYDVMKQCWTLDVGLRPSFRMLRDKLSHIRAKELYL
- the LOC115112465 gene encoding tyrosine-protein kinase CSK isoform X2 — its product is MSGIQVPWLPGTECVAKYNFQSTNEQDLPFCKGDVLTIIGVTRDPNWYKAKNTVGREGTIPANYVQKREGVKSGGKLSLMPWFHGKITREQAELLLYPPETGLFLARESTNYPGDYTLCVSCDGKVEHYRIIYHNGKLSIDEEEFFQNLMQLVEHYTKDADGLCTRLIKPKLMEGTVAAQDEFSRSGWALNRKELKLIQTIGKGEFGDVMVGDYRGTKVAVKCIKHDATAQAFIAEASVMTQLRHNNLVQLLGVIVEERGSLYIVTEYMAKGSLVDYLRSRGRTVLGGDCLLKFSLDVCEAMEYLEANNFVHRDLAARNVLVSDDNIAKVSDFGLTKEASSTQDTAKLPVKWTSPEALREKRFSTKSDVWSYGILLWEIYSFGRVPYPRIPLKEVVPRVEKGYKMDAPDGCPVVVYDVMKQCWTLDVGLRPSFRMLRDKLSHIRAKELYL